In a single window of the Biomphalaria glabrata chromosome 5, xgBioGlab47.1, whole genome shotgun sequence genome:
- the LOC106071113 gene encoding mRNA export factor-like has protein sequence MFGGTTNFSQSTLFGSTPITNTNPMKDVEVSSPPDDSVSCLKFSPGVLSSTFLVAGSWDNHVRCWEVHQNGQTTPKAQQTHTGPVLGVDWSDDGTKVFTASCDKTVKMWDLNSNQAMQVAQHDAPVKTVHWIKAPNYSCVMTGSWDKTLKFWDTRSSTPILSIQLPERVYCADVKYPMAVVGLAGRAIIIYQLDVQPQEFKRMESPLKYQHRCVSIFNDKKNNAPTGFALGSIEGRVAIQYVNPTNPKDNFTFKCHRSNVAPNGGIQDIFAVNDISFHPTHGTLATVGSDGRFSFWDKDARTKLKTSEQFDLPITTCCFNAQGNIFGYASSYDWSKGHEGYEPQKMKPHIFMRSCFDELKPSTKRT, from the exons ATGTTTGGAGGAACAACAAATTTTAGCCAGTCCACATTGTTTGGCTCCACTCCTATAACCAACACAAACCCAATGAAAGATGTGgaa gtTAGTTCCCCTCCTGACGACAGTGTAAGCTGCCTCAAATTTAGCCCTGGTGTTCTCTCGTCAACGTTTTTGGTAGCAGGCAGTTGGGATAACCAT GTGCGATGTTGGGAAGTTCATCAAAATGGACAAACCACCCCTAAAGcccaacagacacacacaggaCCAGTATTGGGTGTTGATTGGAGTGAT GATGGCACAAAAGTTTTTACTGCATCCTGTGACAAAACTGTTAAAATGTGGGATTTAAATAGCAATCAAGCCATGCAGGTGGCAcag CATGATGCACCAGTTAAAACAGTGCATTGGATAAAAGCACCAAATTATAGTTGCGTTATGACTGGAAGCTGGGACAAAACATTAaag TTTTGGGATACTCGTTCATCTACACCAATACTTAGCATACAGTTACCAGAAAGAGTTTATTGTGCTGATGTG AAATATCCAATGGCTGTTGTTGGTTTAGCTGGCAGAGCTATAATCATTTATCAACTTGATGTACAACCTCAAGAGTTTAAACGGATGGAGTCCCCTCTCAAATACCAG CATCGGTGTGTGAGTATCTTCAATGACAAAAAGAACAATGCACCCACTGGCTTTGCACTGGGTAGTATAGAAGGACGTGTGGCTATACAGTATGTGAACCCAACTAACCCCAAAGACAACTTTACCTTTAAATGTCATCGCTCTAATGTTGCACCAAATGGAGGAATACAAGATATCTTTGCA GTTAATGACATATCCTTCCATCCCACTCATGGCACATTGGCAACAGTAGGATCTGATGGACGCTTCAGTTTCTGGGATAAGGATGCTCGAACGAAACTGAAGACATCAGAGCAGTTTGATCTTCCCATCACAACTTGTTGTTTCAATGCTCAAGGAAACATTTTTGGCTATGCCTCTAGCTATGACTGGTCTAAG GGTCATGAGGGTTATGAACCACAAAAGATGAAGCCTCACATTTTCATGCGCTCTTGTTTTGATGAACTGAAGCCCAGCacaaaaagaacataa